The DNA sequence TGCAGCTGTAGAACCACTCTATAAAGAGAGGATCATGTTATGGTAACCACTGGTTAGCTGTGCAGCCATCATTTCTTCATGGACTACCTGTGAGTACATGCAACAGCCAAGTGAAACTTGAAGCTACGAGAGACGGTTTTGGAAAACATATATCCCGTCTTCTGGCTAGCTGCCTCGCAAGTAATTTACTTGACActgttatttttcattatcattataatatttttaaatttttacataaaataaaagaaataatttaatttttaaaaaattttaatataaaaataatatattttaataatattttatttaactttcaactttaatctcaaaTTGTCAAAGAAAAGATGTGGCttccattattttaattttgcaaCCTAATTGTGTATTGTTTATTCTTGTTCACACACAATTACTATAATGTTTACTCACTgtttacttttaaattttactgTTTATCACTTCATATATTGTTTATTgtcaaattttactatttattactatttatttaagttgatatttttaaaattaaaatattattattaataatattattattttaaaatattatattttaatattattattattttaaaattaaaataattaaattaaaatttaaaaaaattaattaatttattatattttgtataaaaattataattataagataaaataaaataaaaattttaagtctCCATACACAAacctaattataatatttagagttttgctatttaTAAATCTCACACTACACAccacattttcttttattttttttaaaattattttatttttttaaataattaaataattttacttaatatttgaataatgctacatacaattgTGGAGTGTGTAAATATCgcataattactttaaaaaaagaataaaatttatgattaaaaatttaatttttttatatgagttttgtattaacatattttttttaaaaagactataCGATATTTGTATAACtataactataatattatttatttattttgaatatttattgttaaaattggCTGCTTTCACCATGAATGGACAACTAGGCAATGAAGGTCGTACACTAGCTAGACAGTCTCATTTAATCTGCGAAGAGGCCGACGTCATTAAAATGACATCATCCTTGAAACCATGATCAATGcattagaaatttagaatgAGGAAGACGTGATCAAGATGCCAGCCTATATTTGCCAGTGCATATTACAGCTAGCGAGGAAGACATGATCAGATAAGAGCACTTTCAATGAGTTGtgtaaaacttatttttatgtaaaatttaaataaaaatagcttAAACTTGCTTCTAATGGATTATGtatttgaaaatgtattttttattttgatacagTGTTCAGCTACATGTAATATGAACTGTATacaaatgtaaaaatattttatctatttattctctTTTCATGTACTTTGTTGCCCACactaatttctctctctttgtattttttttcaaacaaactattaaataatataacatttaaataatatgaaaaataaataaataaattgatgtatggtatattataaaagttaatatgtaaaatagaaaaagtaaattttaatgatatattttaaagaataaaatagataaactaTTGGGAGTGCTCTAAGATAGACTCTTTCGGTTTCAGCTGCATCCATATGCCAATTTGGCCACAAAAGATTACGTACAATCAAAAGAAGGGCAATCAATCAGATACCGTATAAGAAAATTAGGTAATTATACTCGATCTGATACATACAAAaacattataagaaaattaggtAATTATTGTCACcaattttttgtgaaaataattattttttattaaaatatttttataaaaaatatataataataactgactaattttcttataataatattataaaatgataattttgaatagaaacaaatattataaacatcATGATGATTGACATAAGGCGGTATGGATATGGTACTGGATTTCATGGTAACCACGCGTTAGTTGTGCGGCAATCTTTGAAAGTATAATCAGTGATTACAAcgatcactttttttttttagaaaaaagtatatttatcttaaaattgtatatattattactcaAGCCTCTTATATATAGAGCGAGAGAGGATCATGTTATAATAACCACTGGTTAGCTGTGCAGCCATCATTTCTTCATAGAGTACCAGTGACCACAACAGCCAAGTGAAACTTAAAGCCACGAGCGAAAGTTTTGGAAAATATCCCGTCTTCCAGCTTGCTAGCTGCCTCGCGAGTAATTACTTCATCTCTTTATCCTTCAATTTGACCAGTCATATAAGTTAAGAAAAATCATGCTATTTCTCATCAAGTCAATGATATTAGTATTAGATTTCACTTTcaagttatttataaaattaggactgtaattaattaatgtactAAGAGAATCCATGTTGAggattatatattctatatgaAATTTGCGGTCTCTTTATACTCTTGAACACATGATCACCTTCCTCTTCTAATATTTCTGCTTACCAGATaagattataatatatgttgatAGATTAAGATGGAAACAAAGAGTACTGTCTTTTCTGCTGCTGTTCCTGTTCCTGAATTGCTTGACAAACATAATTATGAGAAATGGGCGATTCTGGTACGAACCTACTTGGAGGGTCAAGATCTTTGGGAGGACATCATTGACGATAACGAAAACGCAACAGCAGCACCTTCTCAGAATGAAAATGATGATGGAGATGCTATTAAGGTTCGGAGGAGGAGGAACTTCATGGCTTTACATGTGATCCAGACTTCATGCGGGCCAGACGCCTTTTCCAAGATTAGCACAATTCGTTCAGCCGACACTGCTTGGCAAACTTTGAAAAGGAAGTATCTTCCAGCTGGTAAGTCagtttctctctctcaacatgGCCGCGTACGCTAAAAAATTGCTTAAAGATTGCGTTACAATGGTAACTCTAttcaaaactaaattcaaaaggTTTTAAAATTGTCATAGTTAATTATTCCCAACGATCgcaagaatatttaaaaaatgatgaatatatttactgtcataaattataatatcacatactttttttaaaagggtgaataaatgaaatttacattaaaaaaaaattaatttttaataatgtacCTTACTCTTGTTTAAAAAGAGTGTATAATACTAGATATGGTTTCCGAATATGGTAGATTCAAATTGGAGTATTTCCTGGTGGGCTCCGTCCTATACTCATAGTGGCCAGATTAATTGCTTTTGAGATTATTAATCCAACCGTTTCTAAATGGGGATCGGAAAAAGACCAAAATTAATTGCAGACACGGAAAAAGAACATcttatgaaaaaaagaaaataattgcaGATACGGGCGACATTGACAATAGCTATCTTCAGTATGCGGACTTGTATAGGGCAGTGCTTGAGGGTAACTTGATTGCTGCAAAGGACTTTTTTGTTTCTCAACCAGAGGCAGTAAGAAAGGCAATCACATATAAAGGCGAAACGGCTCTTCACATTGCTGTTACTGCTGGACGTGACGCAATAGTCGAGGAGTTGGCGCGTCGAATGTCGGTAGAAGACTTAGAAATTGAAGATGGTGACGGTTACACAGCTCTAATGAAGGCTCTTGTGTATGGAAGATCCAAACTGGTGAGCCATTTGTATCCTTCCATTTCGTGGAATCATGATCTGGTGCTTGCAGAAAAAGTTCGCAAAGTAGCTAATCTTCTTACCCGTGCAATATATACCACAAATTTGGGTAACAACATACTCTTTGTTTTACCATCATTTATTATTCTCCGTTACTTCCGTTCATTAATCTTGTCggcattataattaattaattcattttttgatattcATGATCCTTTTCTTGTACGCCTCTCGCACAACGCAACTGTCAACAGATCTTGCTTTAGATTTAATCAAGAAATATCCAAGTTTGACACTTGCTCTTGACGACCGTGGCGAGTCCCCCTTCTTAGCATTGGCTTCTGTGCGCCCCGCATTTCGGAGTGGAAAGCGGCTCGTGTGTTGGAAAAAATGGATCTATTTCGGTTAGTaccactctctctctatctctctctgatAGACTTTTAAAGAAGATGAATATTCAGAATTCTCATTAATAGAAAAGAGATATACAGGGTGTCTTTTATAGTAGTACAAAAAGAATCTTTTGCCTGGGCAATTTTACAAACAGAGAACGTGCATTGCCAGAATACACGGCACTATGCAGAGTTTGTTGAATTCCTCATCCAATTCAGTTACAGCAGTGTCCAGATGACACGCACCAACCTATCTATGTAATTCCTGAAGATTCTGGAGCTGTGGTTGATGTGTGCAAGTCTTGCCATGTCACTTGTGATTTGGAATCCAATGTGGAAGGCTCAATACTCTCTTTCTCATTACTAGACTACTTGCCACTACCTTCAacaatatatgttaattattgcACATTGTGGCTGATAGAGAATCAAAACACATTTTCTAATGAATCATGAATTAATGCTATATATGCTTCGTTCGTTTGAAGgcttcaaaatatataaatatatatatatatatatatactggatAGAGCCAATGTTATATGTGCATGCTATTATTATTGTTCACCCAAGACCTGGATTGACAGTACTTGATCTATCCGATTGTCATGGACTTAAGACTTGTTGGCCCTTCTTGTTTAAAGGTATGCACATTGATCAACCGGCTCCTTCAACTAGCTCTGAAATTCGTTTGAGCATTCCCAACATTGAAAATGGCCGCCAATGCAATCAAGTTGTAACGATCGAATTGGGTATCTTTCTGCCTTAACTATTAACTTTTCCTAATTCTTGGCTTGTAACATTTGATcagaaatatcatttattttaatttgaaactttagttttcattatttatgtagatctctctcttgtaaactgCCATGTGATTTTGATTCATATCTTTTatcttacccaaaaaaaaaaaaaaaaggttcaaatAATAAAGCAAGGTCTCCTTTCCATCATAAACAAGTAATCGGCCTTCTACCTGGAGTTAatttgttctgtttttgttgTCGTCCTGCGTACGTAGCAGCGATTGCTGATCATTGTTCTAGCTAGGCTTCTACTACTGCCAGCTTGTTATATTCGGTTAAGTGGTTTTCCGGAGTTAATTAATGAGCTGTCTGGTCAGATTAATTTGTTACCGAAATTTTTTCTGAAAATTTGACATAAAGGTtaagttttattgaattttcatacaagaaaataatgaatatttgtgacgatttattttatataaaaataattatttacggTAAAAATGAACTCattttaataagaaataattattttagtaaaaaataattaacaagaaataaacaattttcttataaaatttgcATGGATActtgcaaaaaaataataattgtacaatattattttcaagAAGAAATATTATTCAACTAGCTTTGTTTTGGTGTAACTTCTATGATGTCTCTAAGTACTGAAAAGGATTTTGTTCATTTTGCAGTGCCAGCAGTACTGTTTCGCCATCTAGTTTCAGTAACTGTCCGCAAGTATTTGCTGGGTATACTGTCTCCACTGCATGTCAATTTTACCCAACAAAAAGTTAATGCAAAAATGCAATTGGAAGATTCattcagttaaaaaaaaatcaattggaAGAAAAGTGACAGACATATAGCTTCAAACACCAgttttataagatttatatgGTTTGGTTTACAAACTTTTCATACCATCTTATCacaatatttaaatactatttaaacataaatattttttcatttacaaattttcaaaattttaaattacttaatcattacaactttatcaaatttacaaaaaaaaaaaaaatacaaaaacaatttaaccttttcaatttccaaacaaaaaatactattaaaaatttatattctaaccatcttttaattttataattttttattcaacttattctctcttcttttctaaaatcccataaaacatcttaacttaaaccatatcattattattcacaaaattatctgattattatttacagatttctCATCTATGTTACCAAATGAGGCATAagtaattcttttctttttttaaagagaaaaataatacaaagaAAATTTCCTTATAAGTACTTATTAGATGAGATTTTAGTAATGGGAACttgcaaaaaattaattaatttgaacacAAAATATTCTACTAGCTTTGTTTTGGTATAACTTTTATGATGCCCGCAAGTACTGAAAGGATTTTGTTCACTTTGCAGTGCCAGCAAAATCAATTATCAGCAATTTGTTGGGTATACCGTCTCACTACATCAAAATCATAtcttgataatttttgtttgaaatttttgtactCTTGTTCTTTTGTTATGGTTTCATCCCGTTAAATTGGCATTGTTTCAATAATTGTCAAAGGAATCAAACAATTATATGACATGAAGAAGATCCATACCCAATCCAAAGTTCTTCTTTCCTGCATGTGCAAGGAGATACA is a window from the Carya illinoinensis cultivar Pawnee chromosome 14, C.illinoinensisPawnee_v1, whole genome shotgun sequence genome containing:
- the LOC122293191 gene encoding uncharacterized protein LOC122293191 isoform X2, whose translation is METKSTVFSAAVPVPELLDKHNYEKWAILVRTYLEGQDLWEDIIDDNENATAAPSQNENDDGDAIKVRRRRNFMALHVIQTSCGPDAFSKISTIRSADTAWQTLKRKYLPADTGDIDNSYLQYADLYRAVLEGNLIAAKDFFVSQPEAVRKAITYKGETALHIAVTAGRDAIVEELARRMSVEDLEIEDGDGYTALMKALVYGRSKLVSHLYPSISWNHDLVLAEKVRKVANLLTRAIYTTNLDLALDLIKKYPSLTLALDDRGESPFLALASVRPAFRSGKRLVCWKKWIYFGMHIDQPAPSTSSEIRLSIPNIENGRQCNQVVTIELVPAKSIISNLLGIKQLYDMKKIHTQSKVLLSCMCKEIQASLIHTGGQLENIGGVYDAINRAVRNGIPEFVYAAVELDPRFLENKYNNSRNLLMLAVLYRHYKIFRHIWNLDMKNISASYVDRSDNNLLHMTGMTEDSTIFNQISGAALQMQGELQWFKGVERIINPKIKEATNKDGLTPRELFTKNHKNMMEKGEKWMKDTSSSCTVVGALIITITFAVAFTLPGGNDQTSGFPIFSKKTLFKVFIISDTLSLFSSSTLVLMFLGILTSRYAEEDFIVSLPRKMIIGLSTLFFSIAAMMVAFSVTLLIILNEQLLTAITLICLAGVPVTFFIWIQFPILKDMIKLTCFSPNFNRKMKLDFN
- the LOC122293191 gene encoding uncharacterized protein LOC122293191 isoform X1 yields the protein METKSTVFSAAVPVPELLDKHNYEKWAILVRTYLEGQDLWEDIIDDNENATAAPSQNENDDGDAIKVRRRRNFMALHVIQTSCGPDAFSKISTIRSADTAWQTLKRKYLPADTGDIDNSYLQYADLYRAVLEGNLIAAKDFFVSQPEAVRKAITYKGETALHIAVTAGRDAIVEELARRMSVEDLEIEDGDGYTALMKALVYGRSKLVSHLYPSISWNHDLVLAEKVRKVANLLTRAIYTTNLDLALDLIKKYPSLTLALDDRGESPFLALASVRPAFRSGKRLVCWKKWIYFGMHIDQPAPSTSSEIRLSIPNIENGRQCNQVVTIELVPAVLFRHLVSVTVRKYLLVPAKSIISNLLGIKQLYDMKKIHTQSKVLLSCMCKEIQASLIHTGGQLENIGGVYDAINRAVRNGIPEFVYAAVELDPRFLENKYNNSRNLLMLAVLYRHYKIFRHIWNLDMKNISASYVDRSDNNLLHMTGMTEDSTIFNQISGAALQMQGELQWFKGVERIINPKIKEATNKDGLTPRELFTKNHKNMMEKGEKWMKDTSSSCTVVGALIITITFAVAFTLPGGNDQTSGFPIFSKKTLFKVFIISDTLSLFSSSTLVLMFLGILTSRYAEEDFIVSLPRKMIIGLSTLFFSIAAMMVAFSVTLLIILNEQLLTAITLICLAGVPVTFFIWIQFPILKDMIKLTCFSPNFNRKMKLDFN
- the LOC122293191 gene encoding uncharacterized protein LOC122293191 isoform X3 gives rise to the protein METKSTVFSAAVPVPELLDKHNYEKWAILVRTYLEGQDLWEDIIDDNENATAAPSQNENDDGDAIKVRRRRNFMALHVIQTSCGPDAFSKISTIRSADTAWQTLKRKYLPADTGDIDNSYLQYADLYRAVLEGNLIAAKDFFVSQPEAVRKAITYKGETALHIAVTAGRDAIVEELARRMSVEDLEIEDGDGYTALMKALVYGRSKLVSHLYPSISWNHDLVLAEKVRKVANLLTRAIYTTNLDLALDLIKKYPSLTLALDDRGESPFLALASVRPAFRSGKRLVCWKKWIYFGMHIDQPAPSTSSEIRLSIPNIENGRQCNQVVTIELVPAVLFRHLVSVTVRKYLLVPAKSIISNLLGIKQLYDMKKIHTQSKVLLSCMCKEIQASLIHTGGQLENIGGVYDAINRAVRNGIPEFVYAAVELDPRFLENKYNNSRNLLMLAVLYRHYKIFRHIWNLDMKNISASYVDRSDNNLLHMTGMTEDSTIFNQISGAALQMQGELQWFKGVERIINPKIKEATNKDGLTPRELFTKNHKNMMEKGEKWMKDTSSSCTVSPSSYGFNSPFLKI